From Ipomoea triloba cultivar NCNSP0323 chromosome 5, ASM357664v1, the proteins below share one genomic window:
- the LOC116019186 gene encoding B3 domain-containing transcription factor VRN1-like, with protein sequence MATKPFRRNGGGGPSRPSSSENGPQFFKFIIFSHELTRLRFPLKFATRHGRNLPKVACLEVPTGEVSKIHVVHDSQGRIWLAKGWEEFTKNYSIREGHFLVFRYDGESHFRVLIFDKTASEIEYPQIIVSHSGVESLEDLAQNCGPNKRKRQEDDQTESFCNRFNHVRVKVENSSDDEDEGSPPLMTPKIITAEKQSLVKTAEMDYSAYQRAKAFKSKNPFHISVMSSSYISSRNGRLYIPLSFAKKHFLGQSSNDFVLVSGGRSWPAKCALSRNCARISGWKAFAVDNKLKVGDVCILEIMKSKKLTVNIIVFPADEIHD encoded by the exons ATGGCCACAAAACCCTTCCGGCGAAACGGCGGCGGAGGACCATCCCGGCCAAGTTCTTCAGAAAATGGACCACAATTTTTCAAGTTCATTATCTTTTCCCATGAACTCACCAGACTA AGGTTTCCCTTGAAGTTCGCTACAAGGCATGGAAGGAATCTGCCCAAGGTGGCCTGTCTTGAGGTCCCAACTGGAGAAGTGTCCAAGATTCACGTGGTCCATGATTCCCAAGGTCGAATTTGGTTAGCCAaaggctgggaggaattcaccAAGAACTACTCCATTCGAGAAGGCCACTTTCTGGTGTTCAGATATGATGGGGAATCCCACTTTCgtgttctcatatttgacaAGACTGCTTCAGAAATTGAATACCCACAGATTATTGTTTCCCATAGTGGTGTTGAGAGCCTGGAGGATTTAGCCCAGAATTGTGGCCCGAACAAGAGAAAGAGGCAAGAAGATGATCAGACTGAGAGTTTCTGCAACAGATTCAACCATGTGAGAGTGAAGGTTGAGAACTCATCAGATGATGAGGATGAGGGCTCACCTCCTCTGATGACTCCTAAAATCATTACTGCTGAGAAACAGAGCTTGGTTAAGACGGCAGAAATGGATTATTCAGCCTATCAAAGGGCAAAAGCTTTCAAGTCTAAAAACCCTTTCCACATTTCTGTCATGTCTTCATCTTATATTTCCTCTAGAAATGGCAGATTA TATATTCCCTTGTCATTTGCTAAGAAACACTTTCTTGGTCAGTCGTCTAATGATTTCGTGCTGGTTTCGGGTGGGAGATCATGGCCTGCAAAATGCGCCCTGAGTAGAAACTGTGCCAGAATTAGTGGATGGAAGGCATTCGCCGTggacaacaaattaaaagtaggCGACGTTTGCATCTTAGAGATCATGAAAAGCAAGAAATTGACTGTGAACATCATTGTATTCCCAGCAGATGAGATACATGATTAA